A stretch of the Planktothricoides raciborskii GIHE-MW2 genome encodes the following:
- a CDS encoding element excision factor XisH family protein, whose product MYLYLLEEIKADRKLYVAIGNLIYKNFFQQDVIQLIIKKHQLPMIIVDTEKEEIVQWIN is encoded by the coding sequence ATTTATCTTTATCTTTTAGAGGAAATTAAAGCCGATCGCAAACTATATGTTGCCATTGGCAATCTTATTTACAAAAACTTTTTTCAACAAGATGTCATACAACTCATTATCAAGAAACATCAACTGCCAATGATTATTGTAGATACAGAAAAAGAGGAAATTGTACAATGGATAAATTAA
- a CDS encoding YgiT-type zinc finger protein has translation MTTNFRQENFIEQKVTYTLEFDGKFFIIENVPARVCQETGESFFSPETVERIQEIIWQNKSPKRVIKTPVY, from the coding sequence ATGACGACTAATTTTAGACAAGAGAATTTTATTGAACAGAAGGTGACTTACACTTTAGAATTTGATGGGAAATTCTTTATTATAGAAAACGTTCCAGCAAGAGTTTGCCAAGAAACAGGGGAATCTTTCTTTTCTCCTGAAACCGTAGAACGCATTCAAGAAATTATTTGGCAAAATAAATCACCAAAACGAGTAATAAAAACACCAGTTTACTAA
- a CDS encoding type II toxin-antitoxin system prevent-host-death family antitoxin, translating into MSLNIDVKEANINLETMLQQVRQGEETIITENGVGVARLVPCTSPPDYRKTLAEIKQILIAQKQIIQEKYHVSELGIFGSYVRGEDTEDSDVEILIDYDEAPTLIELIELEDYLSDLLDLKVDVVTKNSLKPPTKERILLEAVTV; encoded by the coding sequence ATGAGCCTTAATATTGATGTGAAAGAAGCCAATATAAACCTAGAAACAATGTTGCAACAAGTCCGCCAAGGAGAAGAAACCATTATCACCGAAAATGGCGTAGGCGTTGCCCGATTAGTCCCCTGTACCTCACCGCCAGACTACCGCAAAACTTTGGCAGAAATTAAACAGATTTTAATCGCACAAAAGCAGATTATTCAGGAAAAATACCATGTAAGTGAGTTAGGGATATTTGGGTCTTATGTTCGCGGGGAAGATACCGAAGACAGCGATGTGGAAATCTTGATAGATTATGATGAAGCACCCACGCTGATAGAACTAATTGAATTAGAAGACTATCTGAGTGATCTTTTAGACCTCAAGGTCGATGTAGTGACAAAAAATAGCTTAAAGCCGCCAACCAAAGAACGAATTTTGTTAGAGGCGGTTACTGTATGA
- a CDS encoding element excision factor XisI family protein, with protein MTVYVRIRDGKFWIEEDWTEDGIANDLVRAGVPKEDIVLAFHEPKMRQYTDFALA; from the coding sequence ATGACTGTTTATGTAAGAATTCGCGACGGGAAATTTTGGATTGAAGAAGACTGGACAGAAGATGGTATTGCCAATGATTTAGTCCGTGCAGGGGTGCCGAAAGAAGATATCGTCCTGGCATTTCACGAACCAAAAATGCGTCAATATACAGATTTTGCCTTAGCTTGA
- a CDS encoding XisI protein produces MDKLTEYPKIIQQILNEYVELCVKRSYRVSESPSQS; encoded by the coding sequence ATGGATAAATTAACAGAATATCCCAAAATAATTCAGCAAATTTTGAATGAGTATGTTGAACTGTGCGTGAAGCGAAGCTATCGCGTCAGCGAATCGCCGTCCCAATCCTAA
- a CDS encoding ATP-binding protein has protein sequence MNSTSEIPNINHLKAYPPEFRQIIREKSANFVGGELVFSAINNFLERKKKGYFTIVGPPGSGKSAILAKYVSENPQVIYYSAELEGKNNPEEFTAIVGSELMRRLWTENAIEESFVMPLLLQKISDLLSPNERLTIAIDGLDRIDPQNQPLGTNLLYLPRYLPDKVYFILTRRPFLREKSGLLIEAPSQVFDLAR, from the coding sequence ATGAATTCAACATCAGAAATCCCTAATATTAACCATCTTAAAGCATATCCGCCAGAATTTCGGCAAATCATTAGAGAAAAAAGCGCTAATTTTGTCGGCGGCGAATTGGTCTTTTCCGCGATTAACAACTTTCTGGAACGTAAGAAAAAAGGTTATTTTACTATAGTCGGCCCACCGGGTAGCGGCAAAAGTGCTATTCTTGCCAAATATGTCAGCGAAAATCCCCAAGTTATCTATTACAGTGCCGAACTTGAAGGCAAAAATAACCCTGAAGAATTTACCGCTATTGTTGGCAGTGAATTGATGCGACGTTTATGGACAGAAAACGCCATTGAGGAAAGTTTTGTTATGCCGTTATTGCTGCAAAAAATCAGCGATTTACTCTCACCGAATGAACGGTTGACGATTGCTATTGATGGATTAGATAGAATCGATCCTCAAAATCAACCCCTTGGGACAAATTTATTGTATTTACCCAGATATCTCCCGGATAAAGTTTATTTTATTCTGACTCGTCGCCCGTTTTTGCGGGAAAAATCCGGGTTATTAATTGAGGCACCATCACAGGTTTTCGATTTAGCCCGGTGA
- a CDS encoding AAA family ATPase codes for MEITEVLKLADDLVFTQTGKHLDYLQETILQGTLNGQTYSEIAEGTYAGEGHVRDRGAELWNILSKGLGKEVSKANFKAILEKVNFCTYSAILSDNATVTNLNICSEHHQRSSPTNFPKPQATENEPHLDLDTAPEIFNFYGRTIELAKLEEWIIKERSRLVALFGFGGIGKTTLALRLVEQIKPQFEYVIYRNLHFYANLNDILVNLLTIFSPNSQMCDRPEMQLSQLIKYLRQYRCLIVIDDWQILFHKGKVAGEDWSVYEHYRLFFKTIADVTHQSCIVAIANEKPLAIDCWEKQNSPVRSLVLSGLGEAAKEILQAHNLSDPDKWEKLIDLYHGNPLWLELTATEIRELFAGRVAEFLAYQTPILWEPLQVQLDQQLQNLTLTEQSVMCKLAMTTDPINLPELLKLTKLSPADLLTAVKSLGRRFFVEIKSGDETTEFILNPVLREYVKDRQ; via the coding sequence ATGGAAATTACGGAAGTGTTGAAGTTGGCAGATGATCTAGTTTTTACTCAGACGGGAAAGCATCTGGACTATCTGCAAGAAACGATACTGCAAGGCACTTTGAATGGTCAGACTTATTCGGAAATTGCGGAAGGGACTTATGCGGGTGAAGGTCATGTGAGAGATCGGGGGGCAGAACTTTGGAATATTCTCTCGAAAGGGTTGGGGAAAGAGGTTAGTAAGGCAAATTTTAAAGCGATATTAGAGAAAGTAAATTTTTGTACTTATTCAGCTATTCTAAGTGATAATGCAACAGTTACTAACTTAAATATTTGTTCAGAACATCATCAGCGATCATCGCCCACAAATTTCCCAAAACCCCAGGCAACTGAAAATGAACCGCATCTAGACTTAGATACAGCCCCAGAAATTTTCAACTTTTACGGCAGAACCATAGAACTCGCGAAGCTGGAAGAGTGGATTATTAAAGAACGTTCTCGTTTGGTGGCACTTTTCGGATTTGGTGGCATTGGTAAAACAACTTTGGCGCTACGTTTGGTTGAGCAAATTAAACCTCAGTTTGAATATGTCATCTATCGCAATCTGCATTTTTATGCTAATTTGAATGATATCCTGGTCAATTTGCTGACTATTTTTTCCCCGAATAGTCAGATGTGCGATCGCCCCGAAATGCAACTTTCACAACTGATTAAATATTTGCGTCAGTATCGCTGTTTGATTGTCATCGATGATTGGCAAATCCTGTTCCATAAGGGAAAAGTGGCCGGTGAAGATTGGTCGGTTTATGAACATTATCGGCTATTTTTCAAGACGATCGCGGATGTCACCCATCAAAGTTGTATCGTGGCGATCGCCAATGAAAAACCCTTGGCGATCGACTGTTGGGAAAAACAAAATTCTCCGGTGCGATCGCTGGTGTTGTCAGGTTTAGGTGAAGCCGCCAAAGAAATATTACAAGCGCACAATTTATCTGATCCAGATAAGTGGGAAAAGTTAATTGATCTGTATCACGGAAATCCGCTGTGGCTAGAGTTAACCGCTACTGAAATCCGAGAATTATTTGCTGGTCGAGTAGCGGAATTTTTAGCCTATCAAACTCCAATTTTATGGGAACCGTTGCAGGTGCAGTTAGACCAACAGTTGCAAAATTTGACCTTAACCGAACAGTCGGTGATGTGCAAACTCGCTATGACCACAGACCCGATAAATTTGCCAGAACTATTAAAGCTGACAAAATTATCCCCTGCGGATTTGTTGACTGCGGTTAAATCCCTAGGTAGGCGCTTTTTTGTGGAAATTAAATCAGGAGACGAAACAACAGAATTTATCCTGAATCCGGTGTTGAGAGAATATGTGAAAGATCGGCAATGA
- a CDS encoding type II toxin-antitoxin system RelE/ParE family toxin has protein sequence MDKTDKPLIWLHGEVKTPPFSPEARIEAGVLLRLLQQGENLELPHSRPMPSIGRSCHELRIPDTDKSWRIIYRIDQDAIVILEVFNKTTRSTPKNVIDICKKRLSKYDKDTQG, from the coding sequence ATGGACAAAACTGATAAACCGTTAATTTGGCTGCATGGGGAAGTAAAGACTCCTCCTTTTAGCCCGGAGGCACGAATAGAGGCTGGTGTATTGCTTAGACTTTTGCAACAGGGTGAAAACCTAGAATTACCGCACTCAAGACCAATGCCAAGTATCGGGCGAAGTTGCCATGAATTGCGAATTCCAGACACAGACAAAAGCTGGCGAATTATTTATCGGATTGATCAGGATGCAATTGTGATTCTTGAGGTTTTTAATAAAACCACCCGATCGACCCCAAAAAATGTAATCGACATCTGCAAGAAACGACTCAGTAAATACGACAAGGATACCCAGGGTTAA
- the gltB gene encoding glutamate synthase large subunit — protein sequence MNSNEKNPYPRKQGLYDPNNEHDACGVGFVVNMKGKKSYQIVQQALTILVNLDHRGACGCEANTGDGAGILMQVPDKFLRKVAAQENLTLPEAGSYGVGMIYGSTDPAIREQGRQIFARIAAEEGQQVIGWRDVPTDNSSLGNTAKASEPFMQQVFLQRGAQVTDEAAFDRKLYVIRKRSEMEIHSSGVDPVWYVSSLSCRTLVYKGMLMPVQVGQYYPDLADPDMESALALVHSRFSTNTFPSWERSHPYRYIAHNGEINTLRGNINWMYARQSLFDSELFGDDLKKILPVIDLEGSDSAIFDNALELLVLSGRSLPHAMMMMIPEPWTGHESMSDEKKAFYEYHSCLMEPWDGPASIAFTDGTTIGAVLDRNGLRPSRYYVTKDDLVIMASEAGVLPVEPERVAYKGRLQPGRMFLVNMAEGRIVTDEEVKNKIVTAHPYRQWIDQNMVELASLPSAAGVEPIESTSTIQRQMAFGYTFEELRLLLTPMAMNGVEAVGAMGTDTPLAALSDRPKLLYDYFQQLFAQVTNPPIDSIREAIITSAETTIGSERNLLKPEPESCHLIELKTPILSNAELSKLRHVNQGQFKSITLSILFDPKQGVKGLEAMMEQICAKADEAIASGINIIILSDRGVDKDRAPIPALLAVAGLHHHLIRQETRTQVGIVLESGEPREVHHYAVLIGYGCGAINPYLAFETIDQMIADGLLVNVDSKTAHKNYVKAVTKGVIKIASKIGISTIQSYRGAQIFEAIGLNRSVIKKYFTWTASRIEGVDLETIAKEAILRHSHAFPDRQTNGHTLDVGGEYQWRKDGEEHLLSPQVIHALQQAVQQNDYNLYKQYAAGINEQNQKFFTLRGLLDFKQRQPIPLEEVEPIEAIMKRFKTGAMSYGSISKEAHEALAIAMNRIGGKSNTGEGGEDPERYTWTNEQGDSKNSAIKQVASGRFGVTSLYLSQAKELQIKMAQGAKPGEGGQLPGGKVYPWIAKVRHSTPGVGLISPPPHHDIYSIEDLGQLIHDLKNANRQARINVKLVSEVGVGTIAAGVAKAHADVVLISGFDGGTGASPQTSIKHAGLPWELGLAETHQTLVLNNLRSRIVVETDGQLKTGRDVAIAALLGAEEFGFSTAPLVTLGCIMMRVCHKNTCPVGIATQNPELRAKFMGDPAYVVNYMQFIAQEVREIMAQLGFRTLNEMVGRTDVLEAKQAVDHWKAKGIDLSKILYQPIVGPEVGRYCQIPQDHGLEKSLDMTVLLDLCKPAIEKGEKVKATLPIKNTNRVVGTILGYEISKRHWDGLPEDTVHLHFQGSAGQSFGAFVPKGVTLELEGDANDYFGKGLSGGKMMVYPPAGSTFVAEENIIIGNVAFYGATSGEAYISGVAGERFCVRNSGVHAVVEAVGDHGCEYMTGGQVVVIGPTGRNFAAGMSGGVAYILDEAGDFASRCNNEMADIEPLDAEDIDKIRKAIEKHVHYTKSQKGQKVLANWEEMLPKFVKVMPRDYKRVLNCLKKAFEAGLSGDDALSAAFEENARDLARIGGS from the coding sequence ATGAATAGCAACGAAAAGAATCCCTACCCAAGAAAACAAGGCTTATACGATCCAAACAACGAACACGATGCTTGTGGTGTAGGCTTCGTGGTCAATATGAAGGGCAAAAAGTCATACCAGATTGTTCAACAAGCGCTGACAATCCTGGTCAACCTAGACCATCGGGGTGCTTGCGGTTGCGAAGCAAATACCGGCGATGGTGCAGGCATTTTGATGCAGGTGCCCGATAAATTTTTGCGGAAAGTGGCAGCCCAAGAGAATCTTACCTTGCCAGAGGCGGGATCTTATGGGGTGGGGATGATTTATGGCTCGACGGATCCCGCTATCCGCGAGCAGGGTAGACAAATTTTTGCCAGAATTGCCGCTGAAGAAGGTCAGCAGGTGATTGGTTGGCGGGATGTCCCCACGGATAATTCATCATTGGGCAATACGGCAAAGGCTAGTGAACCGTTTATGCAGCAGGTATTCCTGCAACGGGGCGCACAAGTGACAGATGAGGCAGCTTTCGATCGCAAACTTTATGTGATTCGCAAGCGATCGGAGATGGAAATTCACAGTTCCGGGGTAGACCCGGTTTGGTATGTCAGCAGCCTTTCTTGTCGGACTTTGGTCTATAAGGGGATGTTGATGCCAGTTCAGGTGGGGCAGTATTATCCCGATTTGGCAGATCCAGATATGGAAAGTGCCCTGGCATTGGTGCATTCTCGCTTCAGTACCAATACTTTCCCCAGTTGGGAGCGATCGCACCCTTATCGGTACATTGCCCATAACGGCGAAATCAATACCCTCCGGGGCAACATCAACTGGATGTATGCTCGTCAGTCCTTATTTGACTCCGAGTTATTTGGGGATGACCTGAAAAAAATCCTGCCGGTGATTGATTTAGAAGGCAGTGATTCGGCAATTTTCGATAACGCCCTGGAATTGCTGGTGCTTTCCGGTCGCTCATTGCCCCATGCGATGATGATGATGATTCCAGAACCTTGGACGGGTCACGAGTCCATGAGTGATGAGAAAAAAGCATTTTATGAGTATCACTCTTGTTTGATGGAACCGTGGGACGGTCCCGCTTCGATCGCCTTTACGGACGGGACGACCATTGGGGCAGTGCTTGACCGGAATGGTTTACGGCCTTCTCGGTACTATGTCACCAAAGATGACTTGGTGATTATGGCGTCTGAGGCGGGAGTTTTACCCGTGGAACCGGAACGGGTGGCTTATAAGGGGCGCTTACAACCCGGTCGGATGTTCTTGGTGAACATGGCCGAAGGTCGGATTGTCACTGATGAGGAAGTGAAAAATAAAATTGTCACGGCGCACCCTTATCGCCAGTGGATCGACCAAAATATGGTGGAACTGGCCAGTCTCCCGTCCGCAGCAGGGGTAGAACCAATTGAGTCCACCAGCACGATCCAACGCCAGATGGCTTTTGGCTATACCTTTGAGGAGTTACGCTTGCTGCTGACCCCGATGGCCATGAATGGGGTAGAAGCAGTCGGGGCAATGGGAACGGATACGCCTTTGGCGGCTTTGTCTGACCGGCCAAAACTCCTTTATGATTACTTCCAGCAGCTATTCGCCCAGGTGACGAACCCGCCGATTGATTCGATTCGGGAGGCGATTATTACTTCCGCAGAAACCACGATTGGGTCTGAGCGGAATTTGCTGAAACCAGAACCAGAAAGCTGTCATCTGATTGAGCTAAAAACTCCTATCCTGAGTAACGCGGAATTAAGTAAGCTAAGGCACGTTAACCAAGGACAGTTTAAATCTATCACCTTGTCGATTCTGTTCGATCCCAAGCAAGGGGTGAAGGGATTGGAAGCGATGATGGAGCAAATTTGCGCCAAGGCTGACGAGGCGATCGCTTCTGGCATCAATATTATTATTCTGTCCGATCGCGGTGTGGATAAAGATCGCGCCCCGATTCCCGCATTGCTGGCGGTTGCTGGGCTGCATCACCATTTAATCCGTCAAGAAACGCGGACACAAGTGGGCATTGTCCTCGAATCCGGCGAACCTCGCGAAGTGCATCATTATGCGGTGTTGATTGGCTATGGCTGCGGGGCAATTAATCCCTATTTGGCCTTTGAGACAATCGATCAAATGATTGCCGATGGCTTATTGGTCAATGTTGATTCCAAGACTGCCCATAAGAATTATGTCAAGGCTGTCACCAAAGGTGTGATTAAAATTGCCTCTAAGATTGGCATTTCTACCATCCAAAGTTATCGCGGTGCCCAGATTTTTGAGGCGATCGGGCTGAATCGTTCGGTGATTAAGAAATATTTCACCTGGACGGCTTCGCGCATTGAGGGCGTAGACCTAGAAACGATCGCCAAAGAAGCCATTTTACGGCATAGTCATGCGTTCCCAGACCGTCAGACCAATGGCCATACTCTTGATGTCGGTGGCGAATACCAATGGCGGAAGGACGGGGAAGAACATTTGCTGAGTCCGCAAGTCATCCATGCCCTGCAACAAGCGGTACAACAAAATGACTATAACCTCTACAAGCAATATGCCGCCGGAATTAATGAGCAAAACCAGAAATTCTTTACTCTGCGGGGATTGCTGGACTTCAAGCAACGGCAGCCGATTCCCTTAGAAGAGGTTGAACCCATTGAAGCGATTATGAAACGCTTTAAGACCGGGGCAATGAGCTATGGGTCTATTTCTAAAGAAGCCCATGAAGCATTGGCGATCGCCATGAACCGGATTGGGGGTAAATCCAACACTGGGGAAGGGGGAGAAGACCCGGAACGGTACACCTGGACCAATGAACAAGGGGATTCCAAAAATAGCGCCATTAAACAAGTGGCTTCTGGTCGTTTTGGGGTGACATCCTTATATTTATCCCAGGCGAAAGAATTGCAGATTAAGATGGCTCAAGGGGCGAAACCGGGCGAAGGCGGTCAGTTGCCTGGGGGTAAAGTTTACCCGTGGATTGCCAAAGTGCGCCACTCTACCCCAGGGGTAGGTTTGATTTCCCCACCGCCGCACCACGATATCTATAGTATTGAAGACTTGGGGCAGTTAATTCACGACCTGAAAAATGCCAACCGGCAAGCGCGGATTAATGTCAAGTTGGTGTCAGAAGTGGGTGTGGGCACCATTGCCGCTGGGGTGGCCAAAGCTCACGCTGATGTGGTGCTGATTTCTGGCTTCGATGGCGGTACGGGCGCCTCACCCCAGACCTCGATTAAACACGCGGGTTTACCTTGGGAGTTGGGTTTAGCGGAAACTCACCAAACTCTGGTGTTAAATAATCTCCGCAGTCGGATTGTGGTAGAAACCGACGGACAGCTTAAGACCGGACGAGATGTGGCGATCGCGGCTTTATTAGGGGCTGAAGAATTTGGCTTCTCCACCGCGCCCTTAGTCACCCTGGGCTGCATTATGATGCGAGTCTGCCATAAAAATACTTGCCCCGTGGGGATTGCTACCCAAAACCCCGAACTGCGGGCAAAATTTATGGGCGACCCAGCTTATGTGGTCAACTATATGCAGTTTATTGCCCAAGAAGTGCGGGAAATTATGGCTCAACTCGGTTTCCGCACCCTCAATGAGATGGTGGGACGGACTGATGTATTGGAAGCCAAGCAAGCAGTAGATCACTGGAAAGCCAAAGGGATTGACCTGTCCAAGATTCTCTATCAGCCGATCGTGGGCCCCGAAGTTGGTCGTTATTGCCAAATTCCCCAAGACCACGGTTTAGAAAAATCCCTGGATATGACCGTGTTGTTGGATTTGTGCAAACCGGCGATCGAAAAAGGGGAAAAAGTTAAAGCGACTTTACCGATTAAAAACACTAACCGGGTGGTCGGCACTATTTTAGGCTATGAAATCAGCAAACGGCACTGGGATGGGTTGCCAGAAGACACGGTTCATCTGCATTTCCAAGGCAGTGCGGGTCAGAGTTTTGGGGCTTTTGTACCCAAAGGGGTGACTCTGGAACTAGAAGGAGATGCTAACGATTATTTCGGTAAGGGCTTGAGTGGCGGCAAGATGATGGTTTATCCCCCAGCGGGTTCTACCTTTGTGGCGGAAGAAAATATCATTATTGGCAACGTGGCGTTTTATGGCGCTACCAGTGGGGAAGCCTATATTTCTGGTGTCGCGGGCGAACGTTTCTGCGTTCGTAACTCCGGGGTTCACGCGGTGGTAGAAGCGGTCGGCGATCACGGTTGCGAATATATGACCGGCGGTCAAGTGGTGGTCATTGGTCCAACCGGGCGGAACTTCGCTGCCGGTATGAGTGGCGGTGTGGCTTATATCCTGGATGAAGCGGGTGATTTTGCCAGTCGTTGCAATAATGAAATGGCGGATATTGAACCGCTGGATGCCGAGGACATTGACAAGATCCGCAAGGCGATCGAGAAGCACGTTCATTACACCAAGAGTCAGAAAGGGCAAAAAGTATTGGCGAATTGGGAGGAAATGTTGCCCAAGTTTGTCAAAGTAATGCCTCGCGACTATAAGCGGGTGTTGAACTGTCTGAAGAAGGCGTTTGAAGCGGGTTTGAGTGGTGATGATGCCCTCAGCGCAGCGTTTGAAGAAAATGCCCGTGACTTAGCCCGGATTGGTGGTAGTTAG
- the gltD gene encoding glutamate synthase small subunit, with protein sequence MGKPTGFIEYLREVAAEVSPGDRVGNWDEFHLHMPEEKLRTQAARCMDCGTPFCHTGTTIKGMASGCPINNLIPEWNDLIYRGLWQEALDRLHKTNNFPEFTGRVCPAPCEGSCVLGITNPPVTIKNIEYSIIEKGWEEDWVKPEPPAMRTGKKVAVIGSGPAGLAAAAQLNKAGHWVTVYERADRPGGLLMYGIPNMKLDKEKIVLRRLKVLEAEGVKFVCNTEIVGAKHLRQNISDSTTNIYANASPLPAENLLKEFDAVILATGATKPRDLPIEGRDLKGIHFAMEFLSANTQAILDQNQNGNGNGNGKVAGETRFLEETGVLNPVKYPYISAEGKDVVIIGGGDTGTDCVGTSIRHGCNSVVQVEILPKPPLERAADNPWPEWPKVYKMDYGQEEAAAKFGSDPRVYLNTATKFEGDENGHVKAVHTVQVEWEKDAQGRFIPKQIPGTERVIPTQLVLLAMGFLGPEQPLLDALGCDRDARSNVKAEYGKYATSIPGVFAAGDCRRGQSLVVWAINEGRGVARECDRFLMGSTDLPA encoded by the coding sequence ATGGGAAAACCAACCGGCTTTATCGAATATCTCCGTGAAGTAGCAGCAGAAGTTTCCCCGGGCGATCGCGTCGGTAACTGGGATGAATTCCACCTGCATATGCCGGAGGAAAAACTCCGCACCCAAGCGGCCCGGTGTATGGACTGCGGCACACCTTTTTGCCATACGGGCACCACGATCAAAGGGATGGCTAGTGGTTGCCCAATCAATAACTTAATTCCTGAGTGGAATGACCTAATTTATCGGGGACTTTGGCAGGAAGCCCTCGATCGCCTCCACAAAACCAACAATTTCCCCGAATTCACTGGTCGGGTTTGCCCTGCCCCCTGCGAGGGTTCCTGCGTTTTAGGCATCACCAACCCCCCGGTGACAATTAAAAATATCGAATATTCGATTATCGAGAAAGGTTGGGAAGAAGACTGGGTAAAACCGGAACCCCCTGCCATGCGGACGGGTAAAAAAGTGGCGGTGATTGGTTCTGGGCCTGCTGGTTTGGCCGCAGCAGCACAATTAAATAAAGCCGGACATTGGGTGACAGTGTATGAACGGGCCGATCGCCCTGGTGGTTTGCTCATGTACGGCATTCCTAACATGAAATTGGACAAAGAAAAAATTGTGCTACGACGCCTGAAAGTCTTAGAAGCCGAAGGGGTCAAATTTGTCTGTAACACGGAAATCGTAGGGGCGAAGCATTTGCGCCAAAATATTTCGGATTCGACAACGAATATTTACGCAAATGCTTCGCCCTTACCCGCAGAAAACCTGCTGAAAGAATTTGATGCGGTAATTCTGGCAACCGGCGCCACTAAACCCCGCGACCTGCCCATTGAAGGCCGCGATCTGAAAGGAATTCACTTTGCGATGGAATTCCTCAGCGCCAATACTCAGGCAATTTTGGATCAAAACCAGAATGGGAACGGTAATGGTAATGGTAAAGTGGCCGGAGAAACCCGGTTTCTTGAAGAAACCGGGGTTCTTAACCCTGTGAAATATCCTTATATTTCTGCGGAAGGTAAGGATGTGGTGATTATTGGCGGTGGTGATACTGGGACTGACTGTGTGGGCACCTCGATCCGGCATGGTTGTAATAGTGTGGTGCAAGTGGAAATTTTGCCGAAACCACCCCTAGAACGGGCGGCGGATAATCCGTGGCCCGAATGGCCGAAAGTTTATAAGATGGACTACGGTCAAGAAGAAGCAGCGGCTAAGTTTGGGTCTGATCCTCGCGTTTATTTAAACACCGCTACGAAGTTCGAGGGGGATGAAAACGGCCATGTGAAAGCGGTGCATACGGTACAAGTGGAATGGGAAAAAGACGCCCAAGGTCGGTTTATTCCTAAGCAGATACCGGGGACAGAACGAGTTATCCCCACCCAATTGGTATTGCTGGCAATGGGTTTCCTCGGTCCAGAACAACCTTTATTAGACGCTTTGGGATGCGATCGCGATGCCCGGAGTAATGTGAAAGCGGAATATGGCAAGTACGCCACCAGTATTCCTGGGGTGTTTGCTGCCGGTGACTGCCGTCGCGGTCAAAGTTTGGTAGTTTGGGCGATTAATGAAGGTCGCGGAGTTGCCCGTGAGTGCGATCGCTTTTTAATGGGTAGCACTGACTTACCCGCTTAA
- a CDS encoding DUF86 domain-containing protein, whose protein sequence is MTSRSLLDFLQDIFEAIQSIEKFIAGLDFAEFAEDEKTIYAVSKAIEIIGEAVKNIPESFRNQYPEIPWKAVAGMRDKLVHDYWGTDVAVLWKTTQKSLPILKQVISKMIADLNSEANSFW, encoded by the coding sequence ATGACTTCGCGTTCTTTATTAGATTTTCTTCAGGATATTTTCGAGGCAATTCAGTCGATTGAAAAATTTATAGCTGGTCTTGATTTTGCAGAATTTGCCGAAGATGAAAAAACTATTTATGCGGTGTCTAAAGCCATTGAAATTATCGGCGAAGCGGTAAAAAATATCCCTGAATCCTTCAGAAACCAGTATCCAGAGATACCTTGGAAAGCAGTAGCCGGAATGCGAGATAAATTAGTCCATGACTATTGGGGGACAGATGTCGCAGTTTTATGGAAAACCACACAGAAAAGTCTTCCTATTCTTAAGCAGGTGATTAGCAAGATGATAGCTGACTTGAATAGTGAAGCAAATAGCTTTTGGTAG
- a CDS encoding element excision factor XisH family protein — MPQLDIIHNAVKNALIKDGWTITDDPYIIQYQSTKLYADLGAERPIAAERGSDKIVV; from the coding sequence ATGCCTCAGCTAGATATCATTCATAATGCTGTAAAAAACGCACTGATTAAAGACGGTTGGACAATTACTGATGATCCCTATATTATTCAGTACCAGAGTACAAAGCTTTATGCAGACTTGGGCGCAGAAAGACCCATTGCTGCTGAACGGGGTTCTGATAAAATTGTGGTGTAG
- a CDS encoding helix-turn-helix transcriptional regulator has protein sequence MEKSKRQHLEKKGWKVGTVSEFLDLTPEETALVEIKLALSRYLKERRQQAMTQTELAEKLHSSQPRIANAENGDASVSIELLIRAILATGATPQEIGQAIAQVG, from the coding sequence ATGGAAAAATCTAAAAGACAACATTTAGAAAAAAAAGGTTGGAAAGTTGGCACCGTTTCAGAATTTCTAGACTTGACGCCGGAAGAAACTGCGCTCGTTGAGATTAAACTTGCTCTTAGCCGCTACTTGAAAGAACGACGGCAACAAGCGATGACTCAAACAGAATTAGCAGAAAAATTGCACTCCAGTCAACCGCGAATTGCCAACGCTGAAAATGGTGATGCTTCAGTTTCTATTGAACTGCTGATTCGAGCAATTTTAGCGACAGGTGCAACCCCTCAAGAAATTGGACAAGCGATCGCACAGGTGGGCTAA